tttttactttgtgtGAAGTAACAGAATGCGCATAAGTAGCATATAAGTGAAGTTTTGAGGTTACCTCTAGTTTCTTACTGCGTTCCAGTTTATCCTTTAGTATCTTTTCTGGTATTTTTGCTAATGTTGTGAATGTGGACAAAGCTCTATTTTTGTTTTCCCATGACTATTTTTGAACCAAGCAACGTAGACATTCAAGCAGTGTTCCAATCGGTAGCTCTCTGATTTCTTTCAATGCTGAGTTCATAGACTCTGCTATGTTGGAGGTTAATGTTGAGTAGCGTTTATTTCGGCTGTAAAGCCTTGTCCATTTTTCTAGGCCAACTTTATTTGTCAGGTAAGGACGAATTCTACTATCAATGTTGTCTAAGTCCCTCATGCAATCGTCGAAGTCAGTTTGATTGTATGCTTTTGCTGCACAGTAGAATGCATCTCTTAGATCATCTACACCTTTTCTGAAtcttgtttttatattttggaaCAAATGGAAGCAATATACCACATGCATCAAGTTAGGGAATACTGATTTCATTGCTTTTGTTATACTTTCGTGTCTGTCAGAAATTATGCATTGGTCTTCACACTCCCCATATGATTCTTTGAGCTTTTCCATGAAGTATTGCCATGATGCATCATTTTCAGAATCAACTACTGAAAAAGCTAGTGGGAATATGTGTCTGTCGGCATCTTGTGCACTAGCAATTATCAATGTTCCTCCATATGCATTCTTAAGGAAAGTTGCATCAACCACAATTAGAGGTGTGCAGTGTTTCCAGCCTTCTATTGAGACTtctaatgcaaaaaaaaaaatatgtacttAAAATGCCCATTGTCATGTTGGACTAAGTCTGTTATTGTTCCTGCAAAATTATGAGAGAGTATGGTCACATTAGAACTACTGATTAGTTTTTATAAGATTAAGTTTAGTTTAAGACCAAGAAATTTATACCTGGGTTGCATTTTCGGATCATGTATAGAATCCCTGGTATTTCATTGTATGAATCATGTGGGGAGCCTATTACCTTTTTTGAAGCCTTCTCTTTTGCTCAACAAGCTTTTTGGTAAGAAATTGAGACACTATAGTCTTCTGCTACATCATCAACAATCTCATTTGGCCTGTGGTTTCTTTTTggattggtaattttttttttttgatgcagTCAGCTATTATGTTACTTGTTGCTTGGGGGTGATCGTCATGGATGCGTTCTATTGAGCATGTATGATCCTCCACAAGTTTTATGACTCTGAAGAGATTTGTTTTTCCATGTTTTGTTGCCTAGAAGTaccatttacaatttttatcAACACACACTAAGCTGTAgtcctttgttgatgatctttttACCATGTGTTGTTCATTCATTTTGATTGCATATAGGCTCATGGCAAGCTTTATTGTTTTCTTGTCTTGGAAAATTTGCCCAACTCTTATTGTGTCAATCCTTGGATCTTTTATGATGTTTgtgttggatatttattttaccaggatcttagatctactcacaagtatgttgtttaaacaccctaaatatgaactttctaaaacgataaattaaacacatataaagttaagaaaaccttacattgatgcagcggaattaatgtctccttccactcagatctctaacccttgtatcctttacgtagcgagtataatcaagatccgagcccgaatgtccttcttcttcaagtttgatccttcacagtcttccaatctatgattgagttacgcatttctttgtgtgtgggcacttactctttcactagggtcgaaattgataaagggaaaagaagagagagggtttcggccaggtatagaaagtgaggaaggctcagtttttctgaagagagaaatttctgtcagattactaatgaaagcatgtgttgtgactgagccatcactttctatttataggcaactacaaggtttaggttaggaattatttggcattaaaataatgaaaatattaatttgaaatcccacattaagtggccggcaatggtgttataatgggccccacttgattttgcagttttatcaaattttatctctattttctcaaaaacgccaattttcaaattctaaccttttaaatgtcaaaactaattatttaataactaaaatacattattaaataatattgtcatttaatttaattattaattagacatataaagtccattaataaataaataaacctagaaactcttttctttacaatttcacccctgcttagtgaaaattcataaaattagacatagtctaactttagaattataattgatcaatcacgaatcaattaatgatcttacaagcagaatgttctcaactagaatggggaccatggatctatatgctgagcttccaataagtgaaccaaatttaccaagtaaattcctactaattagttcttcgttgaatccactcttagaacttagaattgcactctcagacttatatagagcatattgtatgttccacgatatcaatatgttatctcatttaaccattgttataatcttattgtgatttaaagaacctctatatagatgatctacatcgagatgggatttctttaccgttctcacccgttaatgtattttgccccttaaaacacttagctacctgtaaatggtgtttagtgatctaataattagtcagttaaacaagagctcatccatttacttctatttgctaagctcgaagggaatcatcacttgacttctatacaccagtagaagctatagattccatatttatgttcagcactcccactcaatcatactatcatgttcccaaaatatacgtatcaccctgacctaaaagtaggcttaactaataaatctaagaacatgaataacactcctgagttgagcctaagcatattaggatttagattcttttaatcttaagatcaactactgatattgacttggaaagatatgtataacggtaagtttgtaatatcttaacttagttgcaatatcggtccagtccaatgtatactccatacattcgaaactagtatactttactaatgtcctggaaagaacataacacttactccaagtgtaagtacacatcatcgctgattatcacattagtgtaaatccaataacactgatgaaatagggaccaagtcttttgattcatatgatcacaatcacattccactgtgttgacgatactgtaattgtgaataaacatatgatctggatttaactgattctgtgtgtaaatgtaataaacatattaaacatattaaaccattagcatgtaaaattcatgcaaacatcaatcacttcaaatttcttatattgataactaatcagattgtaaagagttttatttagggcataaaacccaacaaactcccacttgcactaatataaaacaaactgtgcaaataggtcaatctgatgtcttgatcttcagatcaagtgtagtatatttgaatccacccaaacttctggaactagttcataaaaactcttatgaaacatcttttactatatgctttacttatcaagggatactgaaatctttactgttttaaaagtacatctgaattaacagaagacatatctctcatattttaaaatatgtaattgagataatacagtgtagacttttcttcagtgatataactttctggtattttcgaataaacaaagttatagttcttctctggtagagcttgaattattatacaataatccctccacccccaaagtaaacaccatctcaagaatttcaaaattagatggtgagatacaaggacaactgatacacagttccttaacatatagatcactttcataaatctttcttgaatatcttctaatgttccctatttgattacattcagatagctcccactcaatagcagatgtctggttaaattatacttttaacctctgattgtttagagagttacctagttgtgacttttgtattagtctaaaactttaagttaagactaagtcatcaacatagcatactagtattttgaagtgaaaaatacatgccagagataaagtaatcaaaattaagataccatcaaattttatgaggattaagaattcttggttcaagtcattcgaatggactgaactagagttctttatcttattctcataattctaataagctattcctatccatgtgaatggttagatttgcttttcagtagtgttcttaagtatctatcacaagtatcaacctaatgaagatgggtatagaactttaaaattctcccactcaattaaggtagtgtgaaactttaacaaagaactttcaaaggtatcaaacttttacttacaacagtaaaacgaaatggaacatacaatcaagatcaagaatttatattgacaatagctgacccattatattacttccatatttaaagaagatatgtgttacatagagaattgtggaatagactccacccctaagaatatacatatagggtacttgtggataacctccacccctaagtatatagagattatgatccattcctaaaggttgtaaagatcatgattgtctaagtgtgatagagtttatgtggagttgaatactatccagagttcattagatataaaagatcgttgaactgcatagttttcttaacttttctccacccctatcagatcaaaagatccttttattaaacaaattcttaataattgtattagaattaacaattattaataaacatagaaataatttctagtgtttatttaatataactctatgaagagttgtaaatattatagaatttgcatcaataataaaaacacttacacatacaaacatacaaatataatgtggtaataattgatgaagataaattaaatgaagctcaatctcataaattgcaatggtgaatttcgaaaataaagaatactttattaataataaaataaaaatgtattgcaacaatatgagaaaaatagggataaatatccttaactaaaatttgaaatccaaattgtctttaaactaaaacaattaattcaaaaaataaattgaagagcttcatcttcatctggacgatttcacccttggtccagcttctGATCCAACtcttctgagttcaagtagcttggcctataagaagaagaaaacaaataaacaaagttagtccagaatcataaatccaattggataatgattcactaaaactcttaaagtttataaagggatataccttgtttctttgcaagaagtttaggacactggggtttccaatgacctttctcattgcagtagaaacactttcctttaagtgttgcatcaccagaaggagcagcctttttattcttcgtggcttttgttcgcttcttggtgttgttccacttcctcttcgatttgggctttgaagcagtggcaacatttgcttcgggtttgatcgtcccattaccatttccaggattatgaggtttgctccctttctttttgggtcctccaatcaaattttcataagtttgaaggtcattgactaattcatgaaagtcaatttccttcttattcatgacataatttgaagtgtatggtagaaatgctggagtcaggctattcaagataagacttacttgagtagcactgtccatttcagcaccatgatcctgggcttcttggaaataacttgacataaggagaacatggtcacgcacgttttgatgaggttccatccgtgcattaatgtacttcttagtcgcgtcaaagcgtgactaaagtgatgccttaccgaatagctcatttaacttcgtcataacttcagcagccttctcgattttagaaaaccgagttttgagggtgtcaaccatgctagaaagcataaagtatagagctttgtcatttgctttctgccaacgctcatacttttctttcacagctttggaagcattgtccccaggcacttcaggtgacggctcagttaaaacaaacaaggcactttctcctatgagagcaatattaatgttctcattccacttattaaagttagatccattcagcttgttttcagtcaacagtgataacatgggattcattttgataatacaggatactacaaaataatagaaatcaacaaatagaaatttaataatggtttaacacaaaatcaattcagaaattataagcacataacaagtaggaatgatatgagaaaatacttaaaaaattcaatcctaaataatttccaaggtttttcaacaaactgatatcagtgtcccgtttaggcgagagtcaaagctaccatccattgaatagagttgtcagctcatctaaaatgttaaacattctagcaaccttttattcgatcaagattggaatccagcgttgtcccgtttaggcgagagtcaaggctattctatcttatgagcttctaccattgtttcgcaatttgcaagtcaaatatggtcgccaccattagggtgatctataccatataaaacacttacaaattacttatcatgcgagattaaacggtgcgaaattgctaatgaacgttcctccattagggaggattactcactaaaacaaacgcggtgtaaaacccacaatggagatcgaatatcttaataataataaagctcattctttaaaatgtattttctttattattctaataaataaattctcattaaattcgaaatttaaaattgaaattcaaaaataacaatttaatataatatttataaaattatacttagatggtgattgaaataaaattaattatttccatcttagtaataatcttaaatataaatattaaggaaattaatttaagttgaattaaattaaataattagcaacttaaaaatttcctttgagaatatatttattgagttcgaaaatttaaagtatataaaaatacaattttcgaaaataataaaaatagaaaagaaatacttcaagcaaaaatatcacctatctagattttcttttgactagttaattcaatttataataatatatatatatattttaaattcatttattttaaattaatcaattaaatgaaaaaatcattgattgtagttggtccaagaattaattaaaataaataattaatttacaactcaatctatttttcaaaataaaaaattcgaaaatattgcataaataaaatgccattttcgaaattgattaataaaataaaggaaatatatatatatatggaacacttcttaatgggtaatacccattgatgggaactaaaaaaaattaataaggtaataatCCAATAACCTTTTTATGGaaagtttctaaaaattattttttttaaaaaaaaaaaaaattatatttattttttataaaattggaaataataattacaactaataatttgaaaaaaaaatataaattatttttaaaaattaattaaaattactactttattattttatgaaattatgagtttattaataatttataattgtaaaactaaaaatcatttacatgtatattaatgtgttttttttattagaagaataggagcttgattgtggaatccaattgtcttaatattattcatattcttaaaaataaaacgccacaatacttcttagttcttacttaggctatcattgttagaaaaatattattaccatccaatgatttttttgatattaccatgaatcattctcctagaataactaatgaggtgttgtttattatttatatttttaggattggaagatgataatcttgtctaggggtcaaatataatttgctgaaattcttgtgttggcaattgtcattattcaataatgtttatgacacttttttcttccttcattttttttttgttaaatttttttttcattggttttgttcttatagatttggtaagctcaagtatttttttaaaaaaataaaaacatataaataattgttaattattataaaattaaagattttaggtttaaaaaaaatcttatacattttatgtgtattacagtttaaagcttaaaattattattattttttttttattttcagtaatgcaatttaaaattctagtatgaagaaattttataaaaagataaatatacactttttgtctttttaatcattaaaatcatttttattaaaaaaaaatagtttgttaattttttttagttgtgttttattttttaaataacaattctatttataaattttttatttctattaatagttttatctattttaggaatatagagaataacaaaataggaaatattaattttttaatatttaattaataattataaatatcaaccattagatatttgatctaatggtcaagaataaaatacccatacatgggtaatacccattaagaggaatatttaagtgtcatgatgaaaatcaacttagatatttaaatttttcaagttaattaaatgtattaaattcaagaaataaataattaagtgtagagaaggcttaattatttaatttctagtttaatactaggaaaaatatacttaataaaattgtaccaaaattaattatttaaataattaatttcacaaagtataatattttcctatttaaatattagaaataataagtagtctagaaattactatctagaaaatatcttatttgactaagtatcttttaaacaaaaatttgaaaaatatctaatttaagttatatagaaaaaatctaaaacatacataatttcaaatttagatttaattaaatatcaaaattaagttataaccacttaatttgaagatatctttttaagttaatattctaaaaggtattaacctaaaaaatatct
This Cannabis sativa cultivar Pink pepper isolate KNU-18-1 chromosome 6, ASM2916894v1, whole genome shotgun sequence DNA region includes the following protein-coding sequences:
- the LOC115695008 gene encoding uncharacterized protein LOC115695008, whose amino-acid sequence is MIRKCNPEVSIEGWKHCTPLIVVDATFLKNAYGGTLIIASAQDADRHIFPLAFSVVDSENDASWQYFMEKLKESYGECEDQCIISDRHESITKAMKSVFPNLMHVVYCFHLFQNIKTRFRKGVDDLRDAFYCAAKAYNQTDFDDCMRDLDNIDSRIRPYLTNKVGLEKWTRLYSRNKRYSTLTSNIAESMNSALKEIRELPIGTLLECLRCLVQTSNLVIYTVKELQNSYIVDILNRTCTCERFQYDEMPCSHAMAVISKRYMKCYEYCSYYYTKEAFLATYEGSVLPIGDPKTWDLPDNIKQLQVFPSIYKRPA